The region GCTGTAATTCAGTCTTTGGAATCGTTTTGCATACCGGGATTAAGTATTAAGTGGCCTAACGACATTATGTCATACAATAAGAAAGTTGGTGGCATTTTAATTGAAAACAGTATAAAAAGTGAAGGTCAGGTATCTTCAATTATTGGTTTGGGCTTGAATGTGAATCAAATCAATTTTGATAATTTGCCCAAAGCTTCTTCTTTGAGAGTTGTTTGCGGTACTTCATTTGACAAAGAAGAAATTCTCTTTCGAATTGTAGAAAAAATGAAAAATAATATTGAAATACTGAAGAAACAGCCAGATTTGTTATGGATGGATTATAGAAACAGGCTTTTTAAGAAAGCTGTTCCAATGCCTTTTAAAGACAAGAAGGATCAAAATTTTATGGGAATCATTCAAGGCGTTTCTCCGTATGGAAAACTTCAGCTACTCTTGGAAGATGATTCTATTGTCGAATATAATATCAAGGAAATTCAAATGTTGTATTAGCTTAGAAAATAAAGCAAAGAATACAGAGTAAAGAGTAAAGAATAAAGAATAAA is a window of Flavobacterium acetivorans DNA encoding:
- a CDS encoding biotin--[acetyl-CoA-carboxylase] ligase yields the protein MKLIKLDAIDSTNEFLKGLSNKQELLNFTVVTAENQTKGKGQMGSVWDSELGKNLIMSVFVKDSLSNIDQIYNLNVAIAVAVIQSLESFCIPGLSIKWPNDIMSYNKKVGGILIENSIKSEGQVSSIIGLGLNVNQINFDNLPKASSLRVVCGTSFDKEEILFRIVEKMKNNIEILKKQPDLLWMDYRNRLFKKAVPMPFKDKKDQNFMGIIQGVSPYGKLQLLLEDDSIVEYNIKEIQMLY